Proteins encoded within one genomic window of Mycolicibacterium monacense:
- a CDS encoding glycosyltransferase: protein MKIAMVSDHASPLAALGGVDVGGQNVRVAELSAAMARRGHDVTVYTRRDDPDLPERVSTPQGYTVVHVPAGPARRLPEDELLVHTGPFAQHLDQQWSADRPDVAHAHFWMSGIATQLAARHLDLPAVQTFHALGVVERRHQGAHDTSPEDRLKLEAMVARTATWVAATCTDEVFELMRLGRSRSRISVVPCGVDLDLFTPDGPRAERGARHRIVSVGRLLPRKGFDVVVRALTAIPEAELILVGGPERSEVEADPEARRLRELAERLGVGDRVVFQGAVARADMPALLRSADVVACTPWYEPFGIVPLEAMASGVPVVAAAVGAMLDTVVQDVTGRLVAARRPGEVADAINTLLHDEFLGQSLGAAGRDRARARYSWDRIAADTLRIYERLVPAASRPRAARTSVSSV, encoded by the coding sequence ATGAAGATCGCAATGGTTTCGGACCACGCCAGCCCCCTGGCGGCCCTCGGCGGGGTGGACGTCGGCGGACAGAACGTCCGTGTTGCCGAACTGTCGGCCGCCATGGCGCGCCGTGGCCACGACGTCACCGTCTACACCCGCCGCGACGATCCGGATCTGCCCGAACGTGTCAGCACGCCACAGGGTTACACCGTGGTGCATGTGCCCGCCGGGCCCGCGCGCCGGCTGCCCGAGGACGAACTGCTGGTCCACACGGGTCCGTTCGCGCAGCACCTCGACCAACAGTGGAGTGCCGATCGGCCCGACGTGGCCCACGCCCATTTCTGGATGTCGGGCATCGCCACCCAGTTGGCCGCCCGGCATCTCGATCTGCCTGCGGTGCAGACCTTTCACGCCCTCGGTGTGGTCGAACGCCGCCACCAGGGTGCGCACGACACCAGTCCCGAGGACCGGCTCAAGCTGGAGGCGATGGTGGCCCGCACCGCCACCTGGGTAGCGGCCACGTGCACCGACGAGGTGTTCGAGCTCATGCGGCTCGGCCGGTCACGCAGCCGGATCTCGGTGGTGCCGTGCGGCGTCGACCTCGACCTCTTCACCCCGGACGGTCCGCGTGCCGAACGCGGTGCGCGGCACCGCATCGTGAGCGTCGGAAGGCTCTTGCCCCGCAAGGGTTTCGACGTGGTCGTGCGCGCACTGACGGCGATTCCGGAGGCAGAACTCATCCTGGTCGGAGGACCCGAACGCAGCGAGGTGGAGGCGGACCCCGAGGCCCGCCGGCTGCGTGAGCTCGCCGAGCGGCTCGGTGTCGGTGACCGGGTGGTCTTCCAGGGTGCCGTGGCTCGCGCGGACATGCCCGCTCTGCTGCGGTCGGCCGATGTGGTCGCCTGTACCCCGTGGTACGAACCGTTCGGCATCGTCCCGTTGGAGGCGATGGCGTCGGGTGTGCCCGTGGTGGCCGCAGCGGTCGGCGCGATGCTCGACACCGTCGTTCAGGACGTCACCGGGCGGCTGGTCGCCGCGAGGCGCCCGGGGGAGGTCGCCGATGCCATCAACACCCTGCTGCACGACGAATTCCTCGGACAGAGCCTCGGTGCCGCCGGACGCGACCGCGCCCGGGCCCGATACTCGTGGGACCGCATCGCCGCCGACACCCTGCGCATCTACGAGCGCCTGGTGCCCGCCGCCTCTCGGCCGCGGGCAGCGAGGACGTCCGTTTCGTCGGTATGA
- a CDS encoding ATP-binding protein has protein sequence MAEVENQRNGQANADRSVELRVAATLENLAVLRTLVAAVGTFEDLDFDAVSDLRLAVDEACTRLIRSAVPHSTLVVVVHPNDSEVVVDASTTCQNTDILAPGSFSWHVLSSLTDEVRTFSNGQAPGDGQVFGISMTTRRASSLR, from the coding sequence ATGGCCGAGGTCGAGAATCAGCGCAACGGGCAGGCCAATGCCGACCGTTCGGTGGAGCTGCGTGTTGCGGCGACGCTGGAGAACCTTGCGGTGCTGCGCACCCTCGTCGCAGCGGTGGGTACCTTCGAAGACCTCGATTTCGACGCGGTCTCGGATCTGCGCCTCGCCGTCGACGAGGCCTGCACCCGGCTGATCCGCTCGGCGGTGCCGCACTCCACTCTCGTCGTCGTGGTGCACCCCAACGACTCCGAGGTCGTCGTCGACGCCTCGACGACCTGTCAGAACACCGACATCCTGGCTCCGGGCAGCTTCAGCTGGCACGTACTGAGCTCGCTGACCGATGAGGTGCGTACCTTCTCCAACGGTCAGGCTCCCGGAGACGGTCAGGTATTCGGCATCTCGATGACGACGAGACGAGCGAGTTCGCTGCGGTGA
- a CDS encoding DNA topoisomerase IB translates to MRLRRSVVSGPGLTRVRRGKGFSYRDANGDALTDKKTIDRINSLVIPPAWKKVWICPYPNGHIQAVGTDAAGRRQYLYHQKWQEERNEEKFDRVLQMSSALPEMRRQIAADLGGRGWQRNRVLALALHLLDLGYFRAGGDQYAEENNSFGIATLLCEHVKLQRQAVEFDYPAKSGVQRSLVIDDPEVVKSVRALLRHPDRPDRLLACRNGDGWAEIRSDDLNTRFKELVGEDYSVKDLRTWHGTVLAAVAFVDADPPVNKTVIKRVESAVMKEVSGSLGNTPAVARASYVDPRVVSAYESGATIAAAERRALRAKRPDERQLIRERATAKLIRRAAKSR, encoded by the coding sequence ATGCGACTTCGGCGCAGCGTAGTCAGCGGCCCCGGCCTGACCCGGGTGCGCCGCGGCAAGGGCTTCTCGTACCGCGATGCGAACGGCGACGCCCTCACCGACAAGAAGACGATCGACCGCATCAACTCCCTGGTGATCCCGCCGGCATGGAAGAAGGTGTGGATCTGCCCGTACCCCAACGGGCACATCCAGGCCGTCGGCACCGACGCCGCCGGACGGCGTCAGTACCTCTACCACCAGAAGTGGCAGGAGGAACGCAACGAGGAGAAGTTCGACCGGGTGCTGCAGATGTCGTCCGCACTGCCCGAGATGCGTCGGCAGATCGCCGCGGATCTGGGCGGCCGGGGCTGGCAGCGCAACCGGGTGCTGGCGCTCGCGCTGCACCTGCTCGACCTCGGCTACTTCCGCGCCGGCGGCGATCAGTACGCCGAGGAGAACAACTCGTTCGGCATCGCGACGCTGCTGTGCGAACACGTCAAGCTGCAGCGCCAGGCCGTGGAGTTCGACTATCCCGCCAAGAGCGGTGTCCAGCGCAGCCTGGTGATCGACGACCCTGAGGTGGTGAAGTCGGTGCGGGCGCTGCTGCGCCATCCGGATCGACCGGACCGCCTGCTGGCGTGCCGAAATGGCGACGGGTGGGCCGAGATCCGCTCCGATGACCTCAACACCCGGTTCAAGGAGTTGGTGGGCGAGGACTACTCGGTGAAGGATCTGCGCACCTGGCACGGGACCGTACTGGCGGCCGTCGCGTTCGTCGATGCCGACCCGCCGGTCAACAAGACGGTGATCAAACGCGTGGAGTCCGCGGTGATGAAAGAGGTGTCAGGTTCGCTCGGCAACACCCCCGCGGTGGCGCGGGCCTCCTATGTGGACCCGCGGGTGGTCAGCGCCTACGAATCGGGGGCGACCATCGCCGCCGCCGAACGCCGGGCACTACGTGCCAAACGTCCCGACGAACGTCAGCTGATCCGCGAGCGGGCCACCGCGAAGCTGATCCGGCGGGCCGCCAAAAGTCGGTAG